One Halococcus hamelinensis 100A6 genomic window, AGTTAGACACACATGGTAGACGTCGGCCAGCACACGCTCGTCCCGGAGCACACCGTCGTGGAGGACGACTCCGAGATCGACGAGGTGCTCGCAGAGTACGACATCAAACGCACCGACCTCCCGAAGATCAAACGCACCGACCCGGCGCTCCCCGACGAGGCCGCGACCGGCGACG contains:
- a CDS encoding DNA-directed RNA polymerase subunit H, encoding MVDVGQHTLVPEHTVVEDDSEIDEVLAEYDIKRTDLPKIKRTDPALPDEAATGDVIRIVRDSRTTDQAVVYRLVID